One stretch of Kogia breviceps isolate mKogBre1 chromosome 18, mKogBre1 haplotype 1, whole genome shotgun sequence DNA includes these proteins:
- the NUTF2 gene encoding nuclear transport factor 2, translating into MGDKPIWEQIGSSFIQHYYQLFDNDRTQLGAIYIDASCLTWEGQQFQGKAAIVEKLSSLPFQKIQHSITAQDHQPTPDSCIISMVVGQLKADEDPIMGFHQMFLLKNINDAWVCTNDMFRLALHNFG; encoded by the exons ATGGGAGACAAGCCAATTTGGGAGCAGATTGGATCCAGCTTCATTCAACATTACTACCAGTTATTTGATAACGACAGAACCCAACTAGGCGCAATTTAT ATTGACGCGTCATGCCTTACGTGGGAAGGACAGCAATTCCAGGGGAAAGCTGCCATTGTGGAGAAATTGTCT AGCCTTCCGTTCCAGAAAATCCAGCATAGCATCACGGCGCAGGACCATCAGCCCACGCCAGATAGCTGCATCATCAGCATGGTTGTGGGCCAGCTCAAG GCCGATGAAGACCCCATCATGGGGTTCCACCAGATGTTCCTATTAAAGAACATCAATGATGCTTGGGTTTGCACCAATGACATGTTCAGGCTTGCCCTGCACAACTTCGGCTGA